CGGCATAACCTTTTTCCTGGTAACGATCATCCCCGAGAGTTTTCTGGTGCCTCAGTATTTGTACGCAGGATATCGGCCTGTTTTGCCCATGGTCGGCCTTATCTTCGTTGCAGCGGACGTCATTGGAATAGCAGCGCTCAAACTGAAAGATCGTGTGGGGACACGTGTAGCAGCAAAGACAGTTGCACTCGTTTTGGTTCCGCTGGTGTGTTTCTTCGGAGCAGTGACTTCCATCAAGGCGACGCTATGGAGCAATCAATTACTTTTTTGGAAGCAAAGCCTCGAGAAGTTTCCCCCGTACGGCACGCATGTAGAAAAGAAAGCCTACCTGGACACTCTTCTGAATATTGGAGATGCATATTGCGAAGTCGGTCGATGGAAGAATGCGGTCCATCATTATCAACAAGCGCTTGAAATACAACCTAATTTTGCCACATTGCACAATAATCTGGGGTTCGCATTGCATGAAGCAGGAGAGACAGAACTGGCTTTGGAGCATCTGCACAAGGCAATGGAACTGAACCCGCAAATGCCCGATGCCTTTAATAATGCGGGATTGGTGTTTTTTCGGCTCGGAAACACTCAGAAAGCAATCGATTACTTCACCAGAGCTATCGAGCTGCATCCGGGATTCGTTCCCGCATACGCGAATCTGGGAAGTGCGCTTATCCAGGCGAACCGAATACCGGACGCGATTCGCATTCTTTCAAAAGCGCTGCAGTTAGATCCTTATTCTGCACAGACACATAACAATTTGGGATTTGCATACTATCGGTCGGGTGATTCACCAAAGGCGGTCGAACACTTTCGGAAAACCCTTGAGATCGAACCGGGCTTTCAGGAAGCAAGAGAAAATATGACCCGTGCTCTGCAGAAGAAGTAGCAGAAATGGGGAGTGGCTGAGAGAGAATTTAAGAGAAATAATACTCGAGGAACCTTTTTTGCAAAAGAGGTTCCTCAAACTCCTCCAAAAAACTCTTATCATTTTGTCTAAATCATGGTTTTTTCATTGAAAAAACCATGATTTAGACAAAATGATAAAAGTTCTTGGGATGGGGCTTGGGGAAACCCTTCTTGTAAGAAGTGTTTCTCCAGTATTTGCTGATTGAAAGCGAAATTGCCATGAGTTGATTTAGGTTGACAATCCGGTGCTGACGAGAGAAAAATTGTCTCGCAATTATCATGTGCTCGTAAGGAGGCACTTTGGAAAGAATTGTGGATTGGCTCAGAGGTGTCCGAGTGCAGTTCTTGTCGTTATCTGTTGTACTGGTGTTCTTGGGCACATCAATAGCCGTGTCGGAGGGATTGCATAATCCGGGCTACTCTGTTTTGGCATTACTTGGCCTTCTCTTGCTCCATGCCAGCGTCAATCTCTTGAATGACTATTCCGATTATCACAGCGGAATCGATTTTGCTACGAATGCCACTCCATTCAGTGGTGGCAGTGGAATGCTGATTGCCGGCCGTATTGCGCCATCAGCCGCTCTCTGTGTAGGCATTGCCTGCGTGGTGGTCAACATCGTTATAGGACTCTATTTTGTAAAGGTAACGAACTGGCAGCTTATGCCGTTACTATTGGTCGGAGTATTCACCGTTTGCTGTTACACGGATGTCCTGGCAAGGTGCACTTTGGGAGAAATCTTTGCGGGGTTGGGTTTGGGCCTGTTACCCGTTTTGGGCTGCTATTTTATCCAAGTGGGGCATTATTCTGCGAAGGCTTTTGTTGCAGGAATTCCTGCCGGATTGCTCACATTCAATTTGCTGCTTCTCAACGAATTCCCGGACTACCCTGCAGACTGTAAAGGTGGACGCAAGAATCTGCTGATGCTGCTGGGCGTCGAGCGAGCCGGTCGATTGTACGCTTTTGTGATGGCTCTCGTGTATATCAGTATAGCAACAGGGGTGGTGTTACATTTGATACCAGGTTATTGCCTGCTTGGATTGTTGACGATTCCTGTAGCACTCAAATCCATAAAATGGGCCTGGAATCATACAAACGATCTGGGCACGGTAATCCCGGCGCTTCAAGCCAACGTGATCGCAAATCTGGGAACACAGACGCTCCTGGGCGTTGGTTTTCTGGTCTCATCACAGGGATGAATTCAGAGATAAATTCCAAAAGCGCTGCACGCGAAAGATCGTCTGGAATTGTGCAGACAACTTCGTCTGATGAACCGTTGTTTGTACTAACGTACCAAACATACAAAGTTACATTAAGAACCATCCTGTATGCCATTTGGATTCCTATGCTTGGAATTGGTCCTTTTATATTTCCGTGGGAAGATGACGTGTTCAAATCAGTATGTCAGAGAGTCCTCTGCATATGCCTATTCTTAACAACTACTCTCCTAGCCGTTCATATTCTGTCCCTAAAGGAAATAAGACTCCATAGAGATAGAATGGTAAAAGTGTGTCGATTTGGCGGACAAAAAGAAATAAAGTTGGAGAATGCAAGGTTCACTGGCACGAGGTTTCGTTTAACCAATATAAAGAAAATCTGCCATCAAGATACGCATCCGTTTGCATTACATAAAGCAATCATGTACGACGAATATCTGGCCGACGGCAAGGCTGTAACAAAGCTAAATGCACTTTTAGCCGAGCTTTCCGGCAGAAGGATCGAGGAATTTGAAGGAAAAACAGACATGGACCCTTTCATCAAAAGATGAGGAACATGCGAATCTTGTGAAAAGAGGAGATCTCGACAGTTATTCCTGCGTAGATCCGGCCCCCGTTTGTGAGGACTGCCCGATCAATTCGCTCCAGTCACGGGTAAATCTGTACACCTGTCCGAGTCCGTACAACGAAAGGGTGAGGAATACTGTTTGATCCGGGTCCTTTATCTTTTGAGTTACCGGGTCCTGTTCGCGAACTTCCGAATATCTGAGCACCACATTCCAGCACTGCGGATGGTAATTCAATCCGATACTGGTGAAGTAAGCAAAGTTAAACTGATGCGTATATTGATTCTCGAAAAAACATTCCAGATTTGAAGTCAATTTGACCTGAACGTTCACATTGGTTTGTCGATTCAAATCCTGCAAACGGTCACCCTCGGTGAATTGGTGCAATATTCTTACGAGATCGCCTCTGTGATCCATGAGTCCCAGGTTGAGGCTGTACCGTCTCATGCGGTTGAAGACCGGGTCGTATTCGGTTTGAGCGCCGAAATCCACCATGGAATGAGGCTTTAAAATCAACTCGGCCCGTGTGTTTGTCCAGCGAGTGTCCCCCAGCAACAAGCTACGTTGTCCGAGCGGATCGTCTGCAGATCTGGTGCTGTAGAAATCGTATCCCTGTGACAGGGTGAGTGTCATGAAGTCGAAATACTCGTCTTGACTAAGTCTACCGGTAAGTACCTGTCGCATTTCTGCAACCAGGAGACTCACCTGGTCGACTCTATCGCTGTCATCAAAGAAAGGGTAGGTTTGCTGTCGTGCAAAGGGCCGGTACGTCCAAGACACGCGAGGGCGTACCCAATGCTTTATCCTCTGGAACCCCAGACCGCCATTGTAAATGGATTGGAAATCCGTGAACACGTCAGCGCTTACCTGGTACAAATCCGGTCGAATTGTGTTGACCGAACTGACACTTTTTCCACGTTCGTAATAGTCGGCCAAGTACGCTTTGGGAAAGTACGTCATTGAAGGTTCTACTTTGAGATACCTTCCGAGCGCCAGGGGAAGACTCAGGCGAGTATCCATCTGAAAACGGCTTCCAAGCCACTCGCGGTCTTTGATTGGAGCAAAAAAGAAATTATACGCGAGATTGGAGTTGAGATAGAACGGCGTGTACGGAATCTTCTGGTAAAACAGGACCGATCTGATCGTTGGGAGATTCTGCACTGTTGCAGCATTGTCCGGCATATCGAGATTCTCGAAATGCCTTGCCTCTGCAGAAAAGAGAAAGTTGTTCAACTG
The sequence above is a segment of the Desulfomonile tiedjei DSM 6799 genome. Coding sequences within it:
- a CDS encoding prenyltransferase, coding for MERIVDWLRGVRVQFLSLSVVLVFLGTSIAVSEGLHNPGYSVLALLGLLLLHASVNLLNDYSDYHSGIDFATNATPFSGGSGMLIAGRIAPSAALCVGIACVVVNIVIGLYFVKVTNWQLMPLLLVGVFTVCCYTDVLARCTLGEIFAGLGLGLLPVLGCYFIQVGHYSAKAFVAGIPAGLLTFNLLLLNEFPDYPADCKGGRKNLLMLLGVERAGRLYAFVMALVYISIATGVVLHLIPGYCLLGLLTIPVALKSIKWAWNHTNDLGTVIPALQANVIANLGTQTLLGVGFLVSSQG
- a CDS encoding LPS-assembly protein LptD → MSRDRVRSVFRCLLASWCLLIVLICASDSSAQESKSKDFDISALPKSIFPGELPIQISADRVSLTRETNTWTASGNVTVAQGNFRLRADSIVFEENTGNLTASGKVIVRMGGDVIEADKVLVRLKDATGELTDGKLLLTRHNIYLEGKVLEKTGPSSYRLQEGSFTTCDGIIPDWRIRGRDLNVTMEGYGTLKHGFFYIKDIPVFYLPWLIYPAKRQRQSGLLMPTFANSSQKGFDVRLPIFVDISPSVDATIVPRVCTRRALQLGLEFRYFPYEDFQGRFHGEYTYDWEFGSESNPRSHLFYVTWRHEQDLPSAIRLQANGSWVSDRGYFEVWGGRFDRRVRVRYLESNVVLYKQLNNFLFSAEARHFENLDMPDNAATVQNLPTIRSVLFYQKIPYTPFYLNSNLAYNFFFAPIKDREWLGSRFQMDTRLSLPLALGRYLKVEPSMTYFPKAYLADYYERGKSVSSVNTIRPDLYQVSADVFTDFQSIYNGGLGFQRIKHWVRPRVSWTYRPFARQQTYPFFDDSDRVDQVSLLVAEMRQVLTGRLSQDEYFDFMTLTLSQGYDFYSTRSADDPLGQRSLLLGDTRWTNTRAELILKPHSMVDFGAQTEYDPVFNRMRRYSLNLGLMDHRGDLVRILHQFTEGDRLQDLNRQTNVNVQVKLTSNLECFFENQYTHQFNFAYFTSIGLNYHPQCWNVVLRYSEVREQDPVTQKIKDPDQTVFLTLSLYGLGQVYRFTRDWSELIGQSSQTGAGSTQE